One genomic window of bacterium includes the following:
- a CDS encoding LD-carboxypeptidase: MKIALTNLCKLEDFAKHKTYQDAIGFLHEENIEYLDFCSGESDLDNLVAKFNKSLDSEADIIWIVCGGWSCIKTLEKIDWGKVVASNKKFYGLSDFTHFSSKAVSLGITCYYGQGLVYIKQFFPTNNSREFIVNFLKTGDAGSSMAKSLSSNTEDLDINKVKITGGHMLIFAFMQNQININLQERYLFLEYHHGANGIELKELEYYLDQVLYVIKNNLPKGFILGRSLLKNFDGTEIKIEEINEFLVSKLEKLNLPIYYVDHFNNIITFC, encoded by the coding sequence ATGAAAATCGCATTAACAAATCTGTGTAAATTAGAAGATTTTGCAAAACACAAGACTTATCAAGATGCAATAGGTTTTTTACATGAAGAAAATATTGAGTATCTTGATTTTTGTTCTGGTGAAAGTGATTTGGATAATTTAGTGGCAAAGTTTAATAAGTCATTGGATTCTGAGGCGGATATAATATGGATTGTTTGTGGAGGATGGTCATGTATTAAAACGTTAGAAAAAATTGATTGGGGAAAGGTGGTTGCAAGTAATAAAAAGTTTTATGGATTATCAGATTTTACTCACTTTTCCTCTAAGGCAGTTTCCTTGGGAATTACTTGTTACTATGGGCAAGGACTTGTGTACATTAAACAGTTTTTCCCAACAAATAATAGCCGTGAATTTATCGTAAATTTCTTAAAAACAGGGGATGCTGGTTCTAGTATGGCAAAATCATTGTCTTCAAATACGGAAGATTTAGATATAAATAAGGTAAAAATAACAGGTGGACATATGCTCATATTCGCATTTATGCAAAATCAGATCAATATAAACTTACAAGAAAGATATCTATTTTTGGAATATCATCATGGGGCTAATGGTATAGAGTTAAAAGAGCTTGAATATTATCTAGATCAAGTACTTTATGTAATAAAAAACAATTTACCGAAAGGATTTATTTTAGGAAGAAGTTTACTAAAAAATTTTGATGGAACAGAAATAAAAATAGAAGAAATAAATGAGTTTCTTGTTTCTAAATTAGAAAAGCTTAACTTACCAATCTATTATGTTGATCATTTTAATAACATTATAACTTTTTGCTAA
- a CDS encoding divalent-cation tolerance protein CutA, with translation MSRNNGFIIIYITHPDLETAKKIVSSLMKSRLIACGNFFPIQNTYWWKGKIEHSTEVVSIVKTNMKNWEQVKAAVIKLHPYETPCIIKISASANSDYVSWINQEVL, from the coding sequence ATGTCAAGGAACAATGGATTCATTATTATCTATATTACCCATCCTGATTTAGAAACTGCAAAGAAAATCGTGTCGTCTTTAATGAAGAGTCGTTTGATTGCTTGTGGCAACTTCTTTCCAATTCAAAATACATATTGGTGGAAAGGAAAAATTGAGCATTCTACAGAAGTTGTTTCTATTGTAAAGACTAACATGAAGAATTGGGAACAAGTTAAGGCGGCGGTAATCAAACTTCATCCCTATGAAACGCCTTGTATTATTAAAATATCTGCATCTGCTAACAGTGATTATGTATCGTGGATAAATCAAGAAGTGCTATAA
- a CDS encoding CPBP family intramembrane metalloprotease, giving the protein MHINLTWFHLKKVWKLTIPLQTLLIIFLFVFRSVQAFNIQTGLVSELPKFVTIFAPIYEEVIFRGLCLAMFLKYFNRNKAIILSSLIFGLWHLKNSTHLSNFALLYQVSYAMFLIGPILAYITIKTKTIWPGIILHYVNNIISSLIPII; this is encoded by the coding sequence ATGCACATTAACCTTACTTGGTTCCACTTAAAGAAAGTTTGGAAATTAACAATTCCGTTACAAACACTCCTAATTATATTTCTGTTTGTATTCAGATCGGTACAAGCATTCAACATTCAAACAGGATTAGTAAGTGAGCTTCCAAAATTTGTAACAATTTTCGCACCAATTTATGAAGAAGTTATTTTTCGTGGTCTATGCCTTGCAATGTTTCTTAAATATTTCAATCGTAACAAAGCAATTATTCTGTCATCACTAATTTTCGGTTTGTGGCATTTGAAAAATTCCACCCATCTTAGTAACTTCGCGTTGTTATATCAAGTCAGTTATGCGATGTTTTTAATAGGTCCAATATTGGCTTATATCACCATAAAAACAAAAACTATTTGGCCTGGGATCATTCTTCACTATGTAAATAACATTATCTCCTCACTTATCCCTATTATCTAA
- a CDS encoding slipin family protein, translating to MTLIIPILGLITLLFLSGLRIAQEYQRAIVFRLGRFKSVKGPGLYWIIPFIERQQKIDIRTKTVDLEQQETITKDSVTIKVNAVLWFKIINPESSIIKVADYNKAVYQFSVSALRNIIGQHSLDEVLRDREQINSNLQKIVDQTTEPWGVKIEMVEMKDVEIPEGMQRAMAREAEAIREKRARIVKAEAELDASIKLTQGAKEMEGSPIALELRRMQMLSEIGIDNNTTTIVLVPSDFTNAAKSFTELVTNKKSSQ from the coding sequence ATGACATTAATAATACCAATTTTAGGACTAATAACACTTCTTTTTCTTTCGGGTTTGAGAATAGCACAAGAATATCAACGAGCTATTGTATTCAGACTTGGACGCTTTAAATCAGTAAAAGGACCAGGACTTTATTGGATAATTCCATTTATTGAAAGACAGCAAAAAATTGACATAAGAACAAAGACTGTTGATTTAGAACAACAAGAAACCATTACCAAAGACAGTGTAACCATAAAAGTTAATGCTGTACTTTGGTTTAAAATTATCAACCCTGAAAGCTCAATTATTAAAGTTGCTGATTACAATAAAGCTGTTTATCAATTTTCAGTTTCAGCATTAAGAAATATAATTGGGCAACATAGCTTGGACGAAGTTTTGAGGGACCGAGAACAGATAAATTCTAACTTACAAAAAATTGTTGACCAAACGACAGAACCCTGGGGCGTTAAAATTGAAATGGTAGAAATGAAAGATGTTGAAATTCCAGAAGGAATGCAAAGAGCAATGGCACGGGAAGCAGAAGCAATTAGAGAAAAAAGGGCAAGAATTGTAAAAGCAGAAGCAGAATTAGATGCTTCCATAAAATTGACACAAGGTGCTAAAGAAATGGAAGGAAGCCCAATTGCATTAGAGTTAAGAAGGATGCAAATGCTTTCTGAAATTGGAATTGACAATAACACAACGACTATTGTTTTAGTGCCATCAGACTTTACAAATGCAGCCAAAAGTTTTACAGAATTAGTTACAAACAAGAAATCAAGTCAATAA
- a CDS encoding ATP-binding protein: MTNKGEACTTSIVPEIREIDLKVKETRAPKDLKELYLLEKTIQRGCKHLVIEGPSGEYTEIRLLNVPVSGEYFFGRESEIAEIFEALEQYQFVFLCGDKRVGKSSIMNELHFRSANNPQSEFYFAPVIEGIHFRDLNIENMLKELSKEVNNASSSRVYVCQLDEIVSILEKFGDKYELSLLQFIEIAKQNLPNAQFILSMPGIHIKSSPNLMAIEIKPIVNPQIFSNVIDETKIGLFTYIVHDDGIEETVYLPNI, from the coding sequence ATGACAAATAAAGGTGAAGCATGCACAACAAGCATAGTTCCTGAAATAAGAGAAATAGATCTTAAAGTAAAAGAAACAAGAGCTCCAAAAGATCTAAAAGAGCTATATTTGCTTGAAAAGACCATTCAGCGTGGCTGTAAGCATTTAGTAATAGAAGGACCTTCAGGTGAATACACTGAAATTAGATTGTTAAATGTGCCAGTAAGTGGAGAGTATTTTTTTGGACGCGAAAGTGAAATTGCAGAAATATTTGAGGCTTTAGAGCAGTATCAATTTGTATTCTTATGTGGGGATAAAAGAGTTGGCAAAAGTTCGATAATGAATGAATTGCATTTTAGGTCCGCTAACAACCCTCAAAGTGAATTTTATTTCGCACCAGTAATAGAGGGGATACACTTCCGAGATTTGAATATTGAGAACATGCTAAAAGAATTATCGAAGGAAGTAAATAATGCTTCTTCTTCTAGAGTATATGTATGTCAACTAGATGAAATAGTTAGCATCTTGGAGAAGTTTGGTGATAAATATGAGTTATCTCTATTGCAGTTCATTGAGATTGCAAAACAAAACCTTCCAAATGCCCAATTTATACTATCAATGCCAGGAATACACATAAAAAGCTCTCCTAATCTCATGGCTATAGAAATAAAACCAATTGTAAATCCACAAATATTTAGCAATGTAATAGATGAAACAAAGATAGGTTTGTTTACTTATATAGTGCACGATGATGGTATAGAAGAAACCGTATATTTACCGAATATATAA
- a CDS encoding polyphenol oxidase family protein: MNSPSQSNILNEIKYLKVNIGYFPRLNNFVKHGFSWGNQANMSSKNKNSNAKKNIQYFFDSIELTELEDSLVLLPDGHKDNIVFVNEGNLDLFPKGKIGIPISCDALFTNIQALPISIRVADCTTAILYAKTFDNIEITGIVHTGRRSAELLLAKKSIDCLVKQQNVNLETIKIGIVPSISKVNYKSQNLENIQAEVWGSFISKEGDYFEVDILNFVINQYLDAGISPDNIEVYEVDTYESAKNKLTFSHRYYSENKDIDKNLVDGRFIVATSLY, encoded by the coding sequence ATGAATAGTCCTAGTCAATCAAATATTTTGAATGAAATTAAATACTTAAAGGTAAATATTGGATATTTCCCTAGGTTGAATAATTTTGTTAAACATGGATTTTCATGGGGAAATCAAGCAAATATGTCTTCAAAAAATAAGAATAGCAATGCAAAGAAGAATATCCAATATTTCTTTGATTCAATTGAACTTACAGAACTTGAAGATTCTTTAGTGTTATTGCCTGATGGACATAAGGATAATATTGTATTTGTCAATGAGGGAAATCTTGATTTATTTCCAAAAGGTAAAATCGGTATTCCAATTTCTTGTGACGCACTTTTTACAAATATACAAGCTTTACCAATTTCAATTCGTGTTGCTGATTGTACTACTGCTATTTTATATGCAAAAACTTTTGATAATATAGAAATTACTGGAATTGTTCATACTGGTCGTAGAAGTGCTGAACTTTTACTTGCAAAGAAGTCAATTGATTGTTTGGTAAAGCAACAAAATGTAAATCTTGAAACTATAAAAATTGGAATTGTTCCAAGTATAAGTAAAGTTAATTATAAATCTCAAAATTTAGAAAATATTCAAGCTGAAGTTTGGGGCAGTTTTATTTCAAAAGAGGGGGATTACTTTGAAGTCGATATATTGAATTTTGTTATTAATCAATATTTAGATGCTGGTATAAGTCCAGATAATATTGAAGTATATGAGGTTGATACTTACGAATCTGCAAAAAACAAACTTACATTTTCACATAGATACTATTCAGAAAATAAAGATATTGATAAAAATTTAGTCGATGGAAGATTTATAGTAGCAACAAGTTTATATTAA
- a CDS encoding metallophosphoesterase: MLINKFAKIILKALGVLFVLVLIIIFYSVYIERFNTQIQYTKINLGFEKRFILISDLHLGKFKDASYLALVVKKINSVENVDAVLIAGDFVYKQDNTKLSEYFKPLSEIRYPTFAVVGNHDVLGSAADMKNQIVEVLESNKVNVLTNETLDFENIQIVGLGDRYVGNNHSTILNTLTIEDKVLVLAHNPDSVRDYLSLDNVDLTLAGHTHCGQIRLPILYKMILHVENNDGIQFDKGYYKSHKLFITCGLGEFGIPARLFNPPTIDVLDL; this comes from the coding sequence ATGCTAATTAATAAATTTGCTAAAATAATTTTGAAAGCACTTGGAGTATTATTTGTACTAGTTTTGATCATTATATTTTACTCAGTTTATATTGAAAGGTTCAATACCCAAATTCAATATACAAAAATAAACTTAGGTTTTGAGAAGAGGTTTATTTTGATTTCTGACTTACATTTAGGTAAATTCAAAGATGCAAGTTACTTGGCTTTGGTAGTAAAGAAAATAAATAGCGTAGAAAATGTTGATGCTGTGCTTATAGCTGGTGACTTTGTTTATAAACAAGACAATACTAAGCTGTCAGAATACTTCAAGCCGTTATCCGAGATAAGATATCCAACTTTTGCGGTTGTGGGAAATCATGATGTACTTGGAAGTGCAGCAGACATGAAAAATCAGATTGTCGAGGTTTTGGAAAGTAATAAAGTGAATGTTTTGACTAATGAAACTCTTGACTTTGAAAACATCCAAATTGTTGGACTTGGGGATAGATATGTAGGAAATAATCATTCTACTATTTTGAATACTTTGACTATTGAAGATAAAGTTTTAGTTTTAGCTCATAACCCAGATTCAGTGAGAGATTATCTAAGTTTGGATAATGTTGATCTTACACTTGCAGGCCACACACATTGCGGACAAATCAGGTTACCAATTTTATATAAGATGATTTTGCACGTAGAAAATAATGATGGGATTCAGTTTGATAAAGGTTATTATAAATCTCACAAGTTATTTATAACTTGTGGTTTAGGTGAATTTGGAATTCCTGCAAGACTTTTCAACCCTCCAACTATTGATGTACTTGATTTATGA
- a CDS encoding RNA methyltransferase, with protein MQVITSTQNSEIKDLAKLKQKEYRDSKKQFLIEGYWLVKLAIESNFPISKLYICKELFHKKFDNESLIKLVINQNVEVQEISTQVFQKLSTIQSSMEGLMALASKEVSDIDDIQVTDNSIFIVAESIEESSNLGGILRLADNVGADGVIVTDIRTDIFSPVVIRSSLGAFFTVNFYIDSSVNFIDWARKQNVLTVATSPNASEYYNDIQYPRPLAVMVGSEYQGLSRVLIDGADRIVKIPMKGKINSMGIIPSLAVMMYML; from the coding sequence ATGCAAGTAATTACGAGTACACAAAACTCAGAGATAAAGGATTTAGCAAAACTTAAACAAAAAGAATATAGAGATAGTAAGAAGCAGTTTTTGATAGAAGGGTATTGGCTAGTTAAATTGGCTATAGAATCAAATTTTCCAATTTCTAAACTTTATATCTGCAAAGAGTTATTTCATAAAAAGTTTGATAATGAAAGTTTGATAAAACTTGTCATCAATCAAAATGTCGAAGTTCAGGAAATAAGTACGCAAGTGTTCCAAAAGCTAAGTACAATCCAAAGCAGTATGGAAGGACTTATGGCACTTGCTAGCAAAGAAGTGAGTGATATTGATGATATTCAAGTTACAGACAACTCAATTTTCATTGTTGCAGAATCAATTGAAGAAAGTTCAAATCTAGGAGGTATTTTGAGGCTCGCTGATAATGTTGGTGCAGATGGTGTGATAGTAACTGATATAAGAACAGATATTTTTTCTCCAGTTGTTATCCGAAGTAGCCTGGGTGCATTTTTCACAGTAAATTTCTACATTGATTCAAGCGTGAATTTTATTGACTGGGCTAGAAAACAAAATGTCTTGACAGTCGCAACTTCACCAAATGCTTCAGAGTATTATAATGACATTCAATATCCAAGGCCACTTGCTGTAATGGTTGGTTCTGAATATCAAGGATTGAGTCGAGTTCTGATTGATGGTGCGGATCGTATAGTCAAAATTCCGATGAAGGGCAAAATAAATTCGATGGGGATAATACCAAGTTTGGCAGTGATGATGTATATGTTGTAA
- the prfB gene encoding peptide chain release factor 2, giving the protein MFKELISKIEEIIKKKDFDKLNIELLSLEKQTLESNFWSDQSKARKVNQRIAEINSELKTQGILNELNSLQELEDLNKDVDDSLLREQILEDYQHYVSLVSNLEIETYLSGKFDNLPALFSIHAGQGGTEACDWSAMLERMYIKYFEKKGFKYEIVDKVYGTEAGISSVYFEVYGKFAYGLLKNELGTHRLVRVSPFNAQGLRQTSFAGVEVAPLFDEDNSTENDIDIPESDIEFSAVRSGGAGGQNVNKVATTVRLIHKPSGIVVTCSTGRSQLANKKSAMAMLKAKLFLLEEQKRQEELSGIKGEHKIAGWGNQIRNYVLHPYKLVKDLRTDVETSDAESVLDGELDLFVEALVRM; this is encoded by the coding sequence ATGTTTAAAGAACTGATCTCCAAAATTGAAGAAATTATCAAAAAAAAAGATTTTGATAAGTTAAATATTGAGCTGCTAAGTCTTGAAAAGCAAACCTTGGAGTCAAACTTTTGGTCAGACCAATCTAAAGCTAGAAAAGTAAATCAACGAATTGCGGAGATCAACTCTGAACTTAAGACACAGGGGATTTTGAATGAGCTAAATAGTTTGCAAGAGTTGGAAGATCTGAATAAAGATGTAGATGACTCTTTGCTCCGGGAACAAATTCTTGAAGATTATCAACATTATGTAAGTTTAGTAAGTAATCTTGAAATTGAGACTTACTTATCAGGTAAATTTGACAATCTTCCAGCATTATTTTCTATCCATGCAGGTCAGGGAGGAACCGAAGCATGCGATTGGTCTGCAATGCTTGAGCGAATGTATATAAAGTATTTTGAAAAAAAAGGTTTTAAATATGAAATTGTTGATAAGGTCTATGGAACTGAAGCAGGAATTAGTTCAGTATATTTTGAAGTTTATGGAAAGTTTGCTTATGGATTACTCAAAAATGAGCTTGGTACTCATAGGTTAGTTCGCGTATCACCATTCAATGCACAGGGACTTAGACAAACGAGTTTTGCTGGAGTGGAAGTCGCCCCATTGTTCGACGAGGATAACTCTACAGAAAATGATATAGATATTCCAGAGTCAGACATAGAATTTAGTGCTGTTCGTTCCGGTGGAGCAGGTGGTCAGAATGTAAACAAGGTTGCTACTACAGTGAGATTGATTCACAAGCCAAGTGGTATAGTTGTCACATGTTCAACAGGTAGATCACAACTAGCAAACAAAAAATCAGCAATGGCAATGTTGAAAGCAAAGTTATTCCTACTGGAAGAGCAAAAAAGGCAGGAGGAACTATCAGGAATCAAGGGTGAGCATAAGATAGCTGGTTGGGGCAATCAAATAAGAAATTATGTTCTACATCCTTATAAATTGGTCAAAGATTTGAGAACTGATGTAGAAACTAGTGATGCAGAATCTGTGCTTGATGGAGAATTGGATTTGTTTGTGGAAGCATTAGTCAGAATGTAA
- a CDS encoding M15 family metallopeptidase, translating into MKVNSTQQFRKIKIRYIFIFIPILLSFVILSFFLTSFFHLSNTNADESLFYSISTSLSSTTYQNNVNSISAYDTSASSTNEVLGLDIDCALINLNVDKEIGLDPKFVPSNLVELVEVKTNKAILIKKELISDLIALFADAKKQGLELQVISGYRSYETQLELFSSYVQQEQSKGLSYKEAINVANIYSAKAGHSEHQLGTVVDLANTYSTNPFDLVDAENKELFRYLEKNANKFGFYISYPENNNKGYQYEPWHLRWFDSACI; encoded by the coding sequence ATGAAAGTTAATAGTACACAGCAATTTAGAAAAATTAAAATTAGATATATATTTATCTTTATCCCCATATTACTATCGTTTGTGATTCTGAGCTTCTTTTTAACTTCATTTTTTCATCTTTCTAACACAAATGCCGATGAAAGCTTGTTTTACTCAATAAGTACATCACTATCTTCAACTACTTATCAAAACAATGTCAATTCTATCTCAGCTTATGACACATCTGCCAGTTCCACAAATGAGGTACTAGGGCTTGATATAGATTGTGCATTGATAAATCTCAATGTTGACAAAGAAATTGGATTAGATCCAAAGTTTGTACCTTCAAATTTAGTAGAATTAGTCGAAGTGAAAACAAACAAAGCTATACTTATCAAAAAAGAGCTAATTTCTGATCTAATTGCTTTGTTTGCAGATGCAAAAAAGCAAGGTCTTGAACTTCAAGTAATATCAGGCTATAGGTCCTATGAAACACAATTAGAGCTATTTTCAAGTTATGTTCAACAAGAACAATCTAAAGGTTTAAGTTATAAAGAAGCTATCAATGTAGCCAACATTTACTCTGCAAAGGCTGGACATAGCGAACATCAATTAGGAACAGTAGTTGATCTTGCTAATACTTATTCTACAAATCCTTTTGATTTAGTTGATGCAGAAAATAAAGAGTTATTTAGGTACCTTGAAAAAAATGCCAATAAGTTTGGCTTTTACATAAGTTATCCGGAAAATAATAATAAAGGATACCAGTATGAACCATGGCATTTGAGGTGGTTTGATTCTGCTTGTATCTGA
- a CDS encoding YebC/PmpR family DNA-binding transcriptional regulator, with amino-acid sequence MSGHSKWAKIKRSKGLADAKRGATFTKIGNQITIAAKQGGGDPSMNFILRLAIDKAKVENMPKDNIQKAIDRGTGKGGENIVFENASYEGMMGGDVMFVIDTLTDSKNRTVAELKKIIESSGGTLGAVGSVLWQFDQYGRVNIFLAKTEKSEKYGGIDTLKRDNENLDDIILQILDIQGVHDVKETEFEFDGQDDLKNDGSSEYKGLEIYTDPAALSQATKSVESLGYKIESSELVQLPKNQIEIGGERINKLENLLGNLDEQDDVQNVWTNVAGY; translated from the coding sequence ATGTCAGGACACAGTAAATGGGCAAAAATTAAACGATCAAAGGGACTAGCAGATGCTAAACGTGGTGCAACTTTCACAAAGATAGGCAATCAAATAACTATAGCGGCAAAGCAAGGTGGTGGAGATCCGTCGATGAATTTCATATTGAGGCTGGCAATTGACAAGGCAAAAGTTGAAAATATGCCAAAGGACAATATTCAAAAGGCAATTGATAGAGGTACTGGGAAAGGAGGTGAAAATATAGTCTTTGAAAATGCTAGTTATGAAGGGATGATGGGCGGAGATGTTATGTTTGTTATAGATACTTTGACTGATAGCAAGAATAGAACAGTAGCTGAATTGAAGAAAATCATTGAATCATCTGGAGGTACATTGGGTGCAGTAGGTTCTGTTCTATGGCAATTTGATCAATATGGTAGAGTCAATATTTTTTTAGCCAAAACTGAGAAATCTGAAAAGTATGGTGGTATTGATACTTTGAAAAGAGACAATGAAAATTTAGACGATATCATTCTGCAGATTCTAGATATTCAAGGAGTGCATGATGTAAAAGAGACAGAGTTTGAGTTTGATGGTCAAGATGATTTGAAAAATGATGGTAGCTCAGAGTACAAGGGTCTTGAGATATATACGGATCCTGCGGCACTTTCTCAAGCTACAAAATCAGTTGAGTCTTTGGGTTATAAAATCGAAAGCTCTGAGCTTGTTCAACTGCCAAAAAATCAAATAGAGATTGGTGGGGAGAGAATTAATAAACTAGAAAATCTTTTGGGAAATCTGGACGAACAAGATGATGTTCAGAATGTATGGACGAATGTTGCTGGGTATTGA
- a CDS encoding 30S ribosomal protein S20 yields the protein MANTKSAKKAIRVSARKRNINLARAKKVKAAIKDVRNFEGTKTESLVLNSKLQKELDKAVKKGFLHKNTANRMKSKTSKNLKSQVS from the coding sequence ATGGCAAATACAAAATCAGCGAAAAAAGCAATAAGAGTTTCTGCTAGAAAAAGAAACATAAATCTAGCAAGAGCAAAAAAAGTCAAGGCAGCTATAAAAGATGTCAGAAATTTTGAAGGTACAAAAACTGAGAGCTTAGTCTTGAATTCAAAACTTCAAAAGGAATTAGACAAGGCTGTGAAAAAAGGTTTCTTGCATAAAAACACTGCTAATAGAATGAAATCTAAAACTTCAAAAAACTTGAAATCGCAAGTTTCATAA
- the ruvX gene encoding Holliday junction resolvase RuvX has protein sequence MAILSIDYGKRKIGVAFSDEGESIAFVDKDLHIVNDNNLFANLKEIVIEKRIDKLLVGLPYNNGSETAFTHEVRKFAKDFANFIKQQYAITLQVDFVDEIMTSRIGSQFIVQKRGKNKKVKKFDTKDDNFAAWVMLSAQL, from the coding sequence ATGGCTATATTATCGATTGATTATGGAAAAAGAAAAATTGGAGTTGCATTTTCAGACGAGGGTGAAAGCATTGCTTTTGTTGACAAAGATTTGCATATAGTGAATGATAATAATTTATTTGCAAACTTGAAGGAAATTGTAATTGAAAAAAGAATTGATAAATTGTTAGTTGGACTTCCTTATAATAATGGAAGTGAAACTGCATTCACTCACGAGGTTCGTAAGTTTGCAAAAGATTTTGCAAACTTTATCAAGCAACAATATGCAATTACATTACAAGTAGATTTTGTTGATGAAATTATGACAAGTAGGATTGGGAGTCAATTTATAGTGCAGAAAAGAGGTAAGAATAAGAAAGTCAAAAAGTTTGATACGAAAGATGATAATTTCGCAGCTTGGGTGATGTTGTCTGCGCAGCTATAA
- a CDS encoding sigma-70 family RNA polymerase sigma factor, giving the protein MNIMYQKISQIAKNQGYITFSQFLDVIPYPEENLEELDSLISQLNKSAFEIIDDPERDFTDYKDKDLTTREKFKILEQIRSHSSTDPLRSYLHEIGKIPLLNNEEEVILAKRIKKDDKKAYDLLAIANLRLVVAIARKYAHRGLDFLDLIQEGNIGLMKAVEKFEYDKGFKFSTYATWWIRQAVTRAIADQARTVRVPVHMIETINKLSKVTSELAIKHGRRPTTKEIARAMKLSIDKVNEIVQIAQRPQSLDMKIGGGKDGNSDTTLGELVADEYAENPAEMANLNYLKKQLDEILSGLTDRERKVVELRFGLKDGVARTLEEVGAEFKVTRERIRQIEAKAIRRLKSPEIEAALMDYLT; this is encoded by the coding sequence ATGAATATAATGTATCAAAAAATTTCTCAAATTGCAAAAAATCAGGGATATATAACTTTTAGCCAATTTCTAGATGTAATCCCATATCCAGAAGAAAATTTAGAAGAGTTGGACAGTTTGATTAGTCAATTAAATAAATCTGCGTTTGAAATAATCGACGATCCAGAACGAGATTTTACAGATTACAAAGACAAAGACTTGACTACTAGAGAAAAATTTAAAATTCTTGAACAAATACGGTCTCACTCTTCTACTGATCCATTGCGTTCATATTTGCACGAAATTGGCAAAATCCCTCTGCTAAACAATGAAGAAGAGGTAATTCTAGCCAAGAGGATAAAGAAAGATGATAAAAAGGCATATGATCTACTTGCCATAGCCAATCTAAGATTGGTTGTTGCTATTGCTAGAAAGTATGCTCATAGAGGTCTAGATTTTCTGGATTTGATTCAAGAAGGGAATATCGGATTGATGAAGGCTGTTGAAAAGTTTGAATATGACAAAGGGTTCAAATTTTCCACTTATGCAACTTGGTGGATAAGACAAGCAGTTACAAGGGCTATAGCGGATCAAGCAAGAACGGTGAGAGTTCCTGTTCATATGATTGAGACTATAAATAAGTTATCAAAAGTAACTAGCGAACTTGCAATAAAGCATGGTAGAAGACCTACAACAAAAGAAATCGCAAGAGCTATGAAACTAAGCATTGATAAAGTAAATGAAATCGTTCAGATAGCTCAAAGACCACAAAGCTTGGATATGAAAATTGGAGGTGGAAAGGATGGAAACAGTGATACTACACTAGGTGAACTTGTTGCTGATGAATATGCAGAAAACCCAGCTGAAATGGCAAACTTAAACTACTTAAAAAAGCAGTTAGATGAAATTTTGTCTGGACTTACAGATCGCGAAAGAAAAGTGGTTGAACTTAGATTTGGGCTTAAAGATGGCGTTGCAAGAACGCTGGAAGAAGTTGGTGCTGAATTCAAGGTGACTAGAGAAAGAATTAGGCAGATTGAAGCCAAAGCTATCAGAAGGTTGAAATCACCTGAAATAGAGGCTGCTTTGATGGATTATCTGACCTAA